One Eurosta solidaginis isolate ZX-2024a chromosome 5, ASM4086904v1, whole genome shotgun sequence DNA segment encodes these proteins:
- the LOC137253006 gene encoding collagenase-like gives MKSSITLSLLLCIASAFEIREPRNAQRERLGSMVQNVVVSSRIANGETAAANQFPYQAGLKLYDGQNYHFCGGSLISHEWVLTAADCTLTAVKVIVYLGSITYLDSIAPMEVDKCDIKVHHEFDMATARNDIALIKIPYVIYSDAIEPVSLPKCDSIYRTYVHKTVVASGWGYTSDRCASISPILQFANFRVVSNEVCAKEFGSFMIDNGKICTGTVNRIGSCSGDSGGPLVLASSKLQIGIMSLRSNKGCESNAPALRTRITSYLYWIRANTGLTL, from the exons ATGAAATCGTCGATAACTTTGTCGCTCCTACTATGCATCGCCTCGGCGTTTGAAATTCGGGAACCTAGAAATGCACAACGTGAACGGTTGGGATCTATGGTGCAAAACGTAGTTGTAAGTTCACGTATAGCAAACGGTGAAACAGCTGCGGCCAATCAATTTCCTTATCAAGCTGGTTTGAAGTTATATGATGGTCAAAATTATCACTTTTGTGGTGGATCTCTAATAAGCCATGAATGGGTGCTGACGGCTGCTGATTGTACTTTAAC tgCTGTGAAGGTGATCGTATACTTAGGCAGCATCACGTACTTAGATTCCATTGCACCCATGGAGGTAGACAAATGTGACATTAAAGTTCATCACGAGTTCGATATGGCAACTGCTAGAAATGATATAGCTTTGATCAAAATTCCATATGTAATTTATTCAGATGCCATTGAACCGGTGTCCCTACCAAAATGTGATTCAATCTATCGCACTTACGTTCATAAAACTGTAGTGGCTTCTGGATGGGGTTATACCTCTGATAGATGCGCATCGATTTCACCTATTTTACAGTTTGCCAATTTTAGAGTGGTCTCGAACGAAGTATGTGCTAAAGAATTTGGCTCATTTATGATCGATAACGGTAAAATTTGTACTGGCACTGTCAATCGTATTGGAAGTTGTAGTGGTGATTCTGGTGGCCCATTGGTGTTGGCATCTTCAAAGCTTCAAATTGGTATTATGTCTCTTCGTTCAAATAAAGGATGTGAAAGTAATGCACCAGCTTTACGTACTCGTATCACTTCCTACTTGTATTGGATTCGAGCAAATACGGGGCTTACGCTTTAA
- the LOC137233841 gene encoding collagenase-like, with amino-acid sequence MVQNVVVSSRIANGQTAAVNQFPYQAGLKLYDGQNYYFCGGSLISHEWVLTAAHCTLPAVKVIVYLGSITHLDSIAPMEVDKCDIKVHHEFDMATARNDIALIKIPYVIYSDAIEPVSLPQCDSSYRTYVHKTVVASGWGYTSDRCALNSPILQFANFRVVSNEVCAEEFGSSMIDNDKICTATVNRIGIGRGDSGGPLVLVSSKLQIGIMSISLSKGCESNAPAAQTRVTSYMDWIRENTELRL; translated from the exons ATGGTGCAAAACGTAGTTGTAAGTTCACGTATAGCAAACGGTCAAACAGCTGCGGTCAATCAATTTCCTTATCAAGCTGGTTTGAAGTTATATGATGGTCAAAATTATTACTTTTGTGGTGGATCTCTAATAAGCCATGAATGGGTGCTGACGGCTGCTCATTGTACTTTACC tgCTGTGAAGGTAATCGTATACTTAGGAAGCATTACGCACTTAGATTCCATTGCACCCATGGAGGTAGACAAATGTGACATTAAAGTTCATCACGAGTTCGATATGGCAACTGCTAGAAATGATATAGCTTTGATCAAAATTCCATATGTAATTTATTCAGATGCCATTGAACCGGTGTCCCTACCACAATGTGATTCAAGCTATCGCACTTACGTTCATAAAACTGTAGTGGCTTCTGGATGGGGTTATACCTCTGATAGATGCGCATTGAATTCACCTATTTTACAGTTTGCCAATTTTAGAGTGGTCTCGAACGAAGTATGTGCTGAAGAATTTGGTTCATCTATGATCGATAACGACAAAATTTGTACTGCCACTGTCAATCGTATTGGAATTGGTCGTGGTGATTCTGGTGGCCCACTGGTGTTGGTATCTTCAAAGCTTCAAATTGGTATTATGTCTATAAGTTTAAGCAAAGGATGTGAAAGTAATGCACCTGCTGCACAAACTCGTGTCACTTCCTACATGGATTGGATTCGAGAAAATACGGAGCTTAGGCTTTAA